ATATGGTGCAGATGAAGCTTTCGCCGCTGTTGGTTTCCGGCTCATCCAGCGCCGGCTGATAAGTCGGCGCGTTCTTGGGGGCCGAACCCTTCAGAACGTCGTGGTAATAGGCGTACGTCATCGGCCTGCCGACGGATTTGTCGCTTCCCGCGATGATCTCCGCCAGATACACGGTATGCGTCGGTGTTTCCGCCCGGCTGACCACCTTGCACAGGAACCAGCAGCAGGTGTTTTCCTTGATGATCGGGACGCCCTCCGCCAGCACCCTGTGACGGACGTTGTGAAGCTTGTCGGCGTCGCGCCCGGAATTGAACCCCAGGGCCCCGATGACCGCGCCGGAGGTATCCTCGGACAGAACGGAAACGGAAAAGATACCGGTCTTCTCAATGCATTCGTGGCTGTAATTATCGTGATTCATGCTGACTGCAATGATCACCGGCGACGTGTTCGTCACCTGGATCACCGTATTGACAATACAGGCGGATGGCTCTTTTTCGCCTTTTACTCCAATCGCATATAGCCCGTAAGACAGGCTGCGTAAAATTTTGATATCCAATTTCGGCCCCTCCTTGCACCTTGAGCCACGTTTGAACAACTGCCTTTTTTCAAGCGGGGCCCATCCCATATTCTTATTTATTTTATCACCGCCGGCGGGAAGATACAAGAGGAAATCGAGAATTCGCCTTTTTTTACAATTTAATCCTTTTTTCCCTTGATCTTTTCCCAATAAGCGGAAAAAGCCTGCTCGTTCTTGTTCGCGCCGGGATGGTAATAGGACGCGCCCCGAAGCTCGTCGGGCAGGTACTGCTGCCGCACCCAGTGATTCGGGAAATCGTGGGGATAGACGTAAAACTGGCCTTTCTTTTCGCAGTCCGCGCCGTCGTAGTGCTTGTTCTGCAGATTGCGCGGGACCGGCCCTGTCTTCCCCCGGCGCAGGTCGGCGATCGCCGCGTCGACCGCGAGATACGCCGAATTCGATTTCGGCGCGCTGCACACCAGAACCACCGCGTCGGCAAGCGGAATCCTCGCTTCCGGCAGGCCCACCTGCAGCGCCGCGTCCACGGCGGCCTTGACGATCGGGATGATCTGCGGCCACGCAAGGCCGACATCCTCGCACGCGCAGACCATCAGCCTGCGGCACACCGAAGGCAGGTCCCCCGCCTCCAGCAGGCGCGCGAGATAGTGTACCGCCGCGTCGGGATCGGAGCCGCGCATGGATTTCTGGAAGGCGGACAGAAGGTCGTAATGCTCGTCGCCGTCTTTATCGTAGCGCAGGGAGCTGCGCTGGGTCAGCTCTCTGGCGAGCTGCATCGAAACCGCAAGGCCGTTTTCCCCTTCCGGCGCGGACAGCACGCAGAGCTCCACGGCGTTGATGGCCTTGCGCACATCGCCCCCGCAGGACATGGCGATATGCTCTGCGGCCCCTTCCTCGGGGGTGATCTTCTGCCCGCGTTCCCGCTCGAGAAACGCGAACGCACGCTTCACGGCGCGGAGCACCTCTTCCTTTTCCACCGGCTTGAACTCGAACACGGTGGAGCGGCTCAGGATCGCGCCGTAAACATAAAAATAGGGATTTTCCGTCGTCGAGGCGATCAGCGTGATCTGCCCGTTCTCGATGAATTCCAGCAGGGTCTGCTGCTGCTTCTTATTGAAATACTGGATCTCATCCAGATACAGCAGAACGCCGTTCGGCGTTTCCAGCGTGTCAAGCGACTCGACGATCCCGCGGATGTCGGCGGTGGTGGCCGTCGTTCCGTTCAGCTTGCACAGGCGTCGCTTCGTATTCCGGGCGATGATCGACGCCAGCGTGGTCTTTCCGATCCCGGAGGGGCCGTAAAAGACCATGTTGGGAATCTGCCCGGATTCGATGATCCGCCGCAGGGCCTTCCCCGGGCCCAGAAGATGCCTCTGCCCCACGATGTCATCCAGCGTCTGCGGCCGCAGACGGTCCGCGAGCGGTGCCGCCATTCAAAATCCCATCCTTTCGGAAAAATGGACGCAGCTTCTCTGCCGCGCCCATTTCGTTTTCATTCTTCCGGGCGGACCGGCCGCCCCTTTCCGGTTCGCCGCTTACTCGTACAGCGGGTGATTGCTGCAGATTTCGCATACCGTGTCGCGGATTTTGTCACGATTTTCCTCGAAATCGTAAATCGCCTGTGCGATGCACTCCGCCACCTTGTCCATATCGTCCGTATTCAGCCCGCGGGTCGTGACGGCCGGCGTGCCGAGGCGCAGCCCGCTGGTCACGAACGGACTTCTCTTCTCGTTCGGCACGGTGTTCTTGTTCGCCGTGATGCGCACTTCGTCCAGCCGGTGCTCCAGCTCTTTGCCGGTCAGCTCCATGCCGCTCAGATCCACCAGCATCATGTGGTTGTCGGTGCCGCCGGAAACGAGCTTTACTTTTCTGGACAGCAGGCCGTCGGCAAGAGCCTTGGCGTTTTCGACGATCCTGCGGTTGTATTCTTTGAACTCCGGCTTCAGCGCCTCGCCCAGGCAGACGGCCTTCCCCGCGATGATGTGCATCAGCGGGCCGCCCTGCGTTCCGGGGAAAATCGCCTTGTCGATCGCCTTGGCATATTTTTCCTTGCACAGGATCATTCCGCCGCGCGGGCCGCGCAGCGTCTTGTGCGTAGTGGTCGTGACGACGTCCGCCACCGGGACGGGGCTTTCATGATACCCGGTCGCGACCAGGCCGGCGATGTGGGCCATGTCCACCATCAGATAAGCGCCGCAGGCGTCGCAGATTTCGCGGAACCGCTTGAAATCGATGGCGCGCGGGTAGGCGCTCGCGCCCGCGACGATCATTTTCGGCTTTACGGTCATCGCCTGCTCGTACAGCCTGTCGTAGTCGATCCGATGGGTCTGCGGGTCCACCCCGTAAGGGAAAAAGTGGTAATAGCTGCCGGACAG
This window of the Ruminococcaceae bacterium BL-6 genome carries:
- a CDS encoding Rubredoxin → MDIKILRSLSYGLYAIGVKGEKEPSACIVNTVIQVTNTSPVIIAVSMNHDNYSHECIEKTGIFSVSVLSEDTSGAVIGALGFNSGRDADKLHNVRHRVLAEGVPIIKENTCCWFLCKVVSRAETPTHTVYLAEIIAGSDKSVGRPMTYAYYHDVLKGSAPKNAPTYQPALDEPETNSGESFICTICGYIYNDPNVLFEDLPDDWVCPICGAPKSAFKRK
- the yrvN gene encoding Uncharacterized AAA domain-containing protein YrvN; the protein is MAAPLADRLRPQTLDDIVGQRHLLGPGKALRRIIESGQIPNMVFYGPSGIGKTTLASIIARNTKRRLCKLNGTTATTADIRGIVESLDTLETPNGVLLYLDEIQYFNKKQQQTLLEFIENGQITLIASTTENPYFYVYGAILSRSTVFEFKPVEKEEVLRAVKRAFAFLERERGQKITPEEGAAEHIAMSCGGDVRKAINAVELCVLSAPEGENGLAVSMQLARELTQRSSLRYDKDGDEHYDLLSAFQKSMRGSDPDAAVHYLARLLEAGDLPSVCRRLMVCACEDVGLAWPQIIPIVKAAVDAALQVGLPEARIPLADAVVLVCSAPKSNSAYLAVDAAIADLRRGKTGPVPRNLQNKHYDGADCEKKGQFYVYPHDFPNHWVRQQYLPDELRGASYYHPGANKNEQAFSAYWEKIKGKKD
- the glyA gene encoding serine hydroxymethyltransferase (Evidence 2a : Function from experimental evidences in other organisms; PubMedId : 11390694, 11902725, 12682299, 12686103, 12923093, 15865438, 18483062; Product type e : enzyme), with amino-acid sequence MYRDLMDTIGFVSKYDPDVGAAMKQELERQRRNLELIASENIVSPAVLAAMGSILTNKYAEGYPSKRYYGGCQYVDIVEDIARDRACRLFGAEHANVQPHSGAQANLAVYFALLQPGDTVMGMSLAEGGHLTHGSPVNLSGSYYHFFPYGVDPQTHRIDYDRLYEQAMTVKPKMIVAGASAYPRAIDFKRFREICDACGAYLMVDMAHIAGLVATGYHESPVPVADVVTTTTHKTLRGPRGGMILCKEKYAKAIDKAIFPGTQGGPLMHIIAGKAVCLGEALKPEFKEYNRRIVENAKALADGLLSRKVKLVSGGTDNHMMLVDLSGMELTGKELEHRLDEVRITANKNTVPNEKRSPFVTSGLRLGTPAVTTRGLNTDDMDKVAECIAQAIYDFEENRDKIRDTVCEICSNHPLYE